From the Sphingobium yanoikuyae genome, the window TTTCGACCTTGGGCTGTGCCATGACTTAGCCTTCCTCGCCCGCAGCAGGCGCACTTGCGGTCTTTTCCGCCTTGGCGTCCGCCGCTGCCGGCTTATCGCTGGTCTGGCCCTGCGGCAGACGCAGCACGAAACGATCGGGATCACGCATGTCGAACTTGACGATGCCCCGGCCGAGCAGCCGGTTGACGCCATCCATGCGCGCGAAATTCACCAGCGCTGCCGCCGATGTCTGTTCGCCCTCAGGCAGCGACAGCGTCTCCCCCGACTGAAAGCGCAGATCCCAGCGACGGTTCCCGACCCAGGTCGCGCCAGCCAGCATCGGCTTGAGCGCAGGCGCGCTTTCCATCAGCTTGTTGAGGCCGGCGGTCTGGAGATTGGCGTTGGGGCCGACCACCAGCGGCAGGTCGGGCATCGCCCCGGCCGACACCGATTGCAGCACCACGCCCGCCACATCGATCAGATGCAGTTGCCCGTCATGCTGCCACACCGCGACCGGATCACGCTCAACGATATCGACGACCAGCGTGTCGGGCAGGCGGCGGGAAATGCGCGCATCCTTGACCCAGCCGAGCTTCAGCATTTCCTGCCGCACCTTGGGCAGGTCGAGCGAGAGCATCGAGCGATCGACCTGGCCGAGCGCGATATTATAGACCGGCATCTCGTCCATGCGCTCGACACCGCGCACCTCGACCTTCTCCACCTCGAAACCGGCGCGCGCGGCCAGGCTTGCCGCCTGCTGGCGCGCCATGTCGGGCAGCCCCGCATAGATGGCGATGGCGATCGCTATGCCACCGAAGATCGCGAAGATGGCCCAGGTCGCCAGCTTCTGGAGCGTATCCTCGCTGATCGGCAGCAGTTCGAGCAGCCGATCGAACGAGGACTGGCGCTTGAGCTGGCGGCCACGGCCCGATCCGGCCTTGGCGCGCACCTTGCCCCGCGCCGTGCTCAGCCGCGCCGTGCCGCCGCGCCGGATCCGTGCCTCAGCCATTGCCAGCCCCCATGTTCGGCCCCCTCGTCAATGCTTCCTCGCAGATCCGCTCGACCAGCTCGGCATATTCGATACCCAGCTTTTTCGCCTGTTCCGGCACCAGGCTCAAGGGAGTCATGCCTGGCTGGGTATTGACCTCCAGCAGGTAAAGCCCCTCGACGCCCTGGCTGTCGTCCCAGCGGAAGTCGGAGCGCGACGCGCCCTTGCAGCCGAGCAGCTGGTGCGCCTTGAGCGCGATCGCCTTGCATGCTTCGGTAATGTCGTCCGGTATCTCTGCCGGGCAGACATGTTCGGTCATGCCGTCGGTATATTTGGCGTCGAAATCATAGAAGCCGCTCTTGGGGCGCAGCTCGGTGACGAGCAGCGCCTCATCGCCCAGCACGGCGGTGGTCAGCTCGCGCCCGCGAATATAGGGTTCGGCCAAAAGCTCGGGAAATTCCTGCCAGGGGCCGACGCTGTCACGGGCGATGGGATTGCCATAATTGCCCTCGGCCGTGACGATCGCCACGCCGACCGAGCTGCCCTCATTGACGGGCTTCAGAACATAGGGGCGCGGCAGCGGATCGCCGGCATAGAGGCTCTCGCTCGCCACGATATGTCCGCCGGGCATGGGGATGCCGTGCGGCAGCAGCGCCTGCTTGGTCAGTTGCTTGTCGATCGCGATGACCGAGGTGGCAAGACCGCTATGGGTGTAGGTGAGGCCCATCAGGTCCATCATGCCCTGCACCGTGCCATCCTCGCCCGGCACGCCATGCAGCGCGTTGAACACCACGTCCGCCTTGGTTTCGGCCAGGCGCGCGGCGACGTCGCGATCCATGTCGATCCGCGTGACCCGATGCCCGCGCGATTCCAGCGCCTTGGCCACGCCCTCGCCGCTCGACAGCGACACCGGCCGCTCCGCCGACCAGCCGCCCATCAATACGGCGACATGAAGCGGTTTAAGAGTCAATGAAATTTCCCCGAATAGAGTAAAGGCTGATCTTCAAGGAGTTCGACGGGTGCCGCCTCATCCCAGGGCCATCGCCCTTCATAGGTCCAAACCAGTTGATAGACGGCATCAAGCGGCTGCCCGGTGCGGAAATTGTGATACCAGAGCGCGGAATTCAGATAATCGGGGATCAAATGCTGGCGATCCACCGCGCGAGCCATGCAGGTCACATCATAACCGTCAAGCAAACCTTCAATCAGTTGGCCATCGGCCAGCTGCAAGCCTGCTTTGCACTGCCGATAGGTTTCGTTGACAGCAAATGCCCCCATTTGCGCCGGCAAACCGAGAATGATTACCTCGGGCTGGCCAACGCTTTCCCAAAACCCAACGGAATAGACGAACGACTTCGCATCATCCTCGGAATCAAAAACCGACACCACATGGCATCCATGATCGCGAACATTCGCAAGGATGCGGGTCTCGTAGTCGTTCAGAGGCCGATCGCTCACTTCGCCAACCCCACACGCTGGATTTCCCATTCCAGTTCGACGCCGCTCTTTTCCTTGACGCGGCGGCGGACTTCCTCGCCCAGCGCTTCGATGTCGGCGCTGGTAGCATCGCCGGTGTTGAGCAGGAAGTTGGTGTGCTTCTCGCTCACCTGCGCGCCGCCCAGCGCGAGGCCGCGACAGCCCGCTTCATCGACCAGTGCCCAGGCCTTGTGCCCGTCCGGATTCTTGAAGGTCGATCCGCCGGTCTTGCTGCGCAGCGGCTGGCTTTCCTCGCGCGCGGTGGCGATGCGGTCCATTTCCGCCTGGATCGCGGCCGGATCGCCGGGTTCGCCCCGGAAGGTGGCCGACACGACAACCGCGCCGTCGACCATGTTGGAATGGCGATAGCTGTAATGGAGGTCACTGGCGAGCAAGGTCACCTGCTCGCCCGAGCGCAGCACCACCTCGCATTCGACCAATATGTCCGCGGTCTCGCGGCCATAGGCGCCGCCGTTCATCCGCACGAAGCCGCCGACCGTGCCGGGGATGGAGCGGAGAAATTCGAGACCCGCAATCCCCGCGTCCCGCGCGGTCGAGGAGACGAGGATGCCCGACGCACCACCGCCGCAGACCAGCGTCGTGGCATCCAGCGCCTCCACCCTGGCGAAGGGCTTGCCCAGGCGCACGACCACGCCCGGCACGCCGCCATCGCGAACGATCAGGTTGGAGCCGAGGCCGAGCGCCATCACCGGCATCGCCGGATCGAGCATGGCGAGGAAATCGGACAGATCGTCGGCGTCCTTGGGCTCGAACAGCCATTGCGCCGCCCCGCCCGCCTTGAACCAGACGAGCGGTGCCAGCGGCGCATCGGCCTTGAGCGCGCCGCGAACGGCCGGAAGAGTAGCCATCACCGTCAACCGCGCACGCCCCAGAGATTCATCCAGCTCTTCATCGCCTTCATGCCCGCCTCGCCGGCCTGATGCGCGGCCATGCCGGTCTGCACCTGCTTCTGCGCCGCCTCGACCATGTCGCGCGCGACTTCCACGCCCTGCATCTGCATGTCGATCATGCGCTTCTGCATTTCGAGGCCGACATTGAAGAGCTCGAACATCAGGCGGTTTCCTTGACCTTGGCGGTGACCGCAGCGGACAGGCCCGCCGCCCATTTGGTGATGTCGCCGGCGCCCAGGCAGATGATCATGTCGTCAGCCTGGACATCGGCGGCGATGACGCGGGCGAGATCGTCCGCATCGGCGACGGTGGCGGCGTTGCGATGGCCACGGCGCTTGAGCCCGGCGACCAGCGCCGCGCTGTCGACATCCTCGATCGGCTGCTCGCCAGCGGTATAGACCGGGGCGGCATAGACGATGTCGGCATCGTTGAAGGCCTGCTGGAAATCATCCATCAGGTCGCGCAGGCGGGTGAAGCGATGCGGCTGGACCACGGCGATCACCCGGCCCTTCGCGCCCTCACGCGCAGCGGCGAGCACCGCCTTGATCTCGACCGGATGGTGGCCATAATCGTCGATGACAGTGGCAATACCCGCGCCAGCGGGGATTTCGCCGACCTTGGTGAAGCGACGCTTCACGCCGCCGAACTTGGCAAAGCCGGTCTGGATGGTCGCGTCATCAATGCCCATCTGCAGCGCCACGCCGATCGCCGCCATGGCGTTCAGCACATTGTGGCGGCCGGGCATGGGCAGTTCGATCCCCTCGATGCGGCGGGTCGCGCCGTCGCGCTCGCGAATCTGGACGTCGAAGCGATTGCCGCCGGGCACCGGCTGGACATTCTCGCCGCGAATATCCGCCTGGGCGGAGAAGCCATAGGTGACGATACGGCGGTCCTGCACGCGCGGCAGGATGGCCTGAACCTCGGGATGGTCGAGGCAAAGCATCGCCGCGCCATAGAAAGGCACATTTTCGACAAACTCGACAAAGGCGTCCTTCACCGCGTCGAACGAACCATAATGGTCGAGATGCTCGGGATCGATATTGGTCACGACCGCGATCGTGCCATCGAGGCGCAGGAAGCTGCCGTCGCTCTCATCGGCTTCCACGACCATCCAGTCGCTGTTGCCCAGGCGCGCGTTGGAGCCATAGCTGTTGATGATGCCGCCGTTGATGACGGTCGGATCGACCCCGCCCGCATCCAGCAGCGCCGCGACCATCGATGTGGTCGTGGTCTTGCCATGGGTGCCGGCGATGGCGACCGTGGATTTGAGGCGCATCAGTTCAGCCAGCATTTCCGCGCGGCGGATCACCGGCACGCGATTTTCCAGCGCCAGTTCGACTTCCGGATTGCCCCGCTTGATCGCGGTCGAGGTGACGACCACGGCGGCATCGCCCAGATTTTCGGCCTTGTGGCCGATCATCACCTTGATGCCCTTGGCGCGCAGCCCTTCGACGACATAGCCTTCGGCGACGTCGGATCCTTGAACCTTGTAACCCAGATTATGCATGACTTCGGCGATACCGGACATGCCGATGCCGCCAATGCCGATGAAATGGATCGTGCCGATGTCGGTGCCGACACCCTTCATGCGTTTAACTCCGAAACAACACCGTCATCCCAGCGAAGGCTGGGATCTCTCTTTTCTTCAAGAGCGACGGAGACAGAAAAAGTGAGATGCCAGCCTTCGCTGGCATGACGAAAGAGGGATGCCATCAGGCCGGCACCCCCTGCAAATTGAGCGTGGTCGGCGTGGGGCCGACGCGAAGCGGGTCATTCATGATCGGCGCGGGGCCGATGCTTTCGAGCAGGTCTGCCATGTCGCGCGCCGCATCCGGGCGGCCACAGGCACGGGCGCGCTTGGCGGCATTTTGCAGGGCGCCGGGTTCCAGCGCCATCTTCTGCATCTGCTTGGCCAGTTCCACCGCGGTGAAGCGCGACTGGGGGATGGTGCGAGCGCCGCCAGCCTCGGTCATCTCGCGCGCATTGGCGGTCTGATGATCGTCCATGGCACTGGGCAGCGGCACCAATATGGCGGGGCGGCCGGCACAGGTCAGCTCGGCCAGGGTCGATGCCCCTGCCCGCGCGATCATCAGATGCGACCAGCCGAGCTTTTCGGGCACGTCGTTGAAATAGGTGGCGAGATCGGCCGGGATTTCCATCTCGGCATAGGTGGCGCGGACGCGCTCGATATCCTCGGCACGGCACTGCTGCGTCACCTGAAGGCGGCGGCGCAGCGCGATCGGCAGCATCGACAGCCCTTCGGGCACGACGCTCGACAGGATGCTTGCCCCCTGGCTGCCGCCGATCACCAGCACGCGGAACACGCTCTCGTCAGTCAGCGCGGGAAATTCCTCATCGCGCAGCGCCTTCACTTCCTCGCGCACCGGATTGCCGACCAGATGCACCTTGCCGGCATATTTGTCCTTCAGGCGCTCGACCACCGGATAGGCGGTGGCGATCGCGTCGACCCGGCCGGCGAGCAGGCGGTTGACCCGGCCCAGCACCGCATTCTGCTCATGGATCGCGGTCGGGATGCCGTCGGCCAGCGCGCCCAGCAGCGCGGGCATGGCGGGATAACCGCCAAAGCCGACCACGGCGGTCGGCTTGAACGTGTCGTTGAGACGGCGAGCCATCGCACGGCCGGCCAGGATCGCCTTCAGGGCGCCGGGCCAGCTCGCCGGATTCTTGGTCATGCGGCCCGCCGGCATGACATGGACCTGCGCCTTATCGAAGATGCCGGGGATCTTGGCGCCGCGCTCATCGGTGACGAGGGCGACATGATGGCCGCGCGCCATCAGTTCCTCTGCCACCGCATGCGCGGGAATCATATGACCACCCGTCCCGCCGGCGGCGAGGACGAAGTGACGGGAAATGCTCATCGACCACTCCATTTGACGACCGTGTGCCGACCCATGAAGGGGTTGCGCCGCGTGAATGCGAGCAGCAGGCCGACGCCGATACAAAGCGCGAGCATAGAGGAGCCACCGTAGCTGATAAAGGGCAGCGTCATGCCCTTTGACGGAAAAATCTGCGCATTGACGCCCATATTGATGATCGCCTGCAGCCCGAACTGGGTGGTGAGGCCGGCGGCGGCGAGGATGGTGAAATTATCCTCTTCGTCCAGCAGGCGCAGCAGCACGCGCACGACGATCGCCAGATAGACGCAGGCGATGGCGATGCAGGCGAGCAGGCCGAACTCCTCCCCGATCACCGAGAAGATATAGTCGGTATGGGCTTCGGGCAGGCGGAACTTGTTCTGGCCGCCGCCCGGCCCGACGCCGGTGAAGCCGCCATGGGTGATGGTGCGGAAGGCCAGGTCCGTCTGGTCCGGGCCGGTATCCATCTGAACACCAATGCCCAGGAAGTCGTTGATGCGCTGCCGGCCATTTTCATAGAACATGTAGACCGCGACCAGCCCCGCCAGCGCCAGCCCGCCCAGCATGGCGATCCAGCGCATTTCGAGGCCCGATAGCATCAGCAGCACGCCCCAGCAGGCCAGGAAGATGACCGTCTGGCCAAAGTCCGGCTGCTTCATCAGGATCGCGGCGATCAGCAGCGTCATCGCGCCGGTGAGCGGCATCACCGGCAGGCTCTGGTCCTTGGCGCGCAGCGACAGCAGCCAGGCCAGCGTCACGACATAGACGGGCTTCAGAAATTCCGAGGGCTGGAAGCGGAAGCCCGGCAGGTCGATCCAGCGCTTGGCGCCGTTCACGGTAGAACCCAGCAGCGGCACGAACAGCAGCATCAGGAAGAAGAAGACGGCCAGGAAGATCGCCAGCCGGCGCGCCTGCGGCCGCGGCAGCATGGAGATGACCAGCATGATCGGCAGGCCGATGAACACCCACATCAGCTGGCGATAGAAATAGATCAGCGGATTGACCGCCACCTGCGCGGTCGAGCGGTCGATCGCGGCCACCGGCGATGCAGCGGCCACGGCGACCAGCCCGATCGCCATCAACGCGACGATCAGCGACAGCAGCACCCGGTCGATTTCCCAGAACCAGATAGCCAGCGCGGTACGCTCGCGCGGCACGGTGCGGGTCTTGAAGCCCTTCACCAGTTCGCCCGCCCTGAACATGCCCTTACGTCCCTCGCTATCCATCCCGTTGCCCCCGATCGCCCTGCCTATTCCAGTGCGTTCTATTCCAGCGCGTTCACGGCCGCGGCAAAGGCATCGCCGCGCGCCTCGAAATCCCGGAACTGGTCGAAACTGGCGCAGGCCGGCGACAGCAGCACGACATCGCCCGGCTGGGCGATCCGCGCGGCGCGACGGACGGCGGCGCTCAGCATCTCGCTGTCATCGACCGCCATGTGCGGCCGCAACAGGTCGGCAAACATGTGGCCCGCCTCACCGATGGTGTAGGCATGGGCGATATTGCCATAATAAGGCGCGCATTCGTCCAGATTGTCGGACTTGGCGACGCCGCCCAAAATCCAGTGGATGCGCGGCTTGCCATCCCTGGCCGGCCAGGCGCCCAGCGCCGGCGCGGTCGAGGCGGCATTGGTCGCCTTGCTGTCATTGACATAGAGCACGCCATTATGCGTGCCCACCGCCTGCATCCGGTGCGGCAGGCTGGCATAGCTGGCGAGCGCGGCCATGATGGTTGCGTCGTCGATGCCCAATGCCCGGCCGACCGCGATCGCGACGGCGGCATTCTGGGCATTGTGCGGCCCCTGCAGCGACGGCCACCCAAGCTGAGCGTCCGGATCGATATCGGCGGCCTTCACTTCGCGCAACTGCGCCGGGGCCGATGCGGCAATGCCGCGGCTCGGCTCATCCTCGGTCGCGATGACCGCGACATGGTCGGCCGACTGCATCGCGAACAGCCGCGCCTTCGACGCGACATAGCCGGCAAAGCCATTGTAGCGATCGAGATGGTCGGGCGTGATGTTGAGCAGCACGGCAACATCGCAGTCGAGGCTATGGGTCAGGTCGATCTGATAGCTCGACAATTCCAGCACATAGACGCCCATGCCGTGCAGGTTCGGCTCCAGCGGTTCCTGGCCCAGGATCGGCAAGCCGATATTGCCGCCCATCCGTGCCGGGAAGCCAGCTTGCTCGATGATGTGATGGATCAGCGCCGTGGTGGTCGACTTACCGTTGGTACCGGTGATGCCGACGACCTTGTGCGGAGGCAGCGTCGGCCGGGCGAGCGCGAACAGTTCGATGTCGCCGATGATCGGCACGCCGGCGATCTTTGCCCGCATCGCGATCGGATGCTTGTTGAGCGGCACGCCCGGCGACACGACGATGCCGTCGAAGCCGGCAAGGTCGATCTCCATCGGATCGCCCAGTTCCGCCTTGTCGGCGACGGCCGCCCGCGCTTCCTCGCGACTGTCCCAGGCGACGACGCGCGCGCCGCTGGCGACGAGCGTGTCGACCGTGGCCAGCCCCGAACGGGCCAGCCCCAATACGGCGTAGGTCTTCCCCTTGAAGGCCTGCGAAACGATCATCCGCTTACCTCAGCTTCAGCGTGGCAAGGCCGGCGAGCGCCAGCACGAAGGAGATGATCCAGAAGCGGATCACCACGGTCGGTTCGGCCCAGCCAAGCTGTTCGAAATGATGGTGGATCGGCGCCATCTTGAACACGCGCTTGCCGGTCCGCTTGTAGAAGAAGACCTGGATGATGACCGACAGCGCCTCGACCACGAACAGGCCGCCGACGACGCCCAGAACGATTTCATGATGGGCGGTGACGGCGATCACGCCGATCGTGCCACCCAGCGCGAGCGAACCCGTGTCGCCCATGAAGACGGCGGCAGGCGGTGCGTTGAACCAGAGGAAGGCAAGGCCCGCGCCGATGATCGCGCCGCATAATATGGTCAGGTTGCCCGCGCCCGGCACATGCGGGATGCCCAGATAGGTGGCGAAGTCCGCGCGGCCGACCAGATAGACGATCGCCATGAACGCCATGCAGGCGATGATGACCGGCATGGTGGCCAGGCCGTCGAGCCCGTCGGTCAGGTTCACCGCATTGCCGAACGCGACGATGACGAAGGCGGCGAACAGGAAATAGAAAGGCCCAAGCTCGATCGCAGGCCCATTGTAGAAGGGCACGTAGAGTGCGGTGTTGCCATGCTGGTTGACGATCATCCAGGCGGCGAAACCGGCGATCAGGAACTCGAAGGCCAGGCGCATCTTGGCCGACAGCCCCTTGTGGCTGGCCTTGGTCACCTTGTCATAATCGTCGAGGAAGCCGATCGCGCCGAAGCCCAGCGTCACGAACAGGCAGGCCCAGACATAGGTGGAGGACAAGTCCATCCACAGCAGCACCGATATGACCATGGAGGTCAGGATCATCAGGCCGCCCATGGTCGGCGTGCCGCGCTTGGCCAGATGGCTCTGCGGCCCGTCGCTGCGGATCGGCTGCCCCTTGCCCTGGCGCACGCGCAGCCAGCCGATGAACTTGGGGCCGATGACGAGGCCGATGATCAGCGCGGTCGCGATCGCCGCGCCCGCCCGGAAGGACAGGTAGCGGATGAGGTTGAAGGCCCCCGCAAAATCCAGGGTCTGGGCAAGCCAGTAGAGCATCAGTCTTTATCTCCGTCGCGGGCGGCATCGCCAAGGGCGGCGACCAGGCGGGACAGCCCGATGCCATTGGAGCCCTTGACCAGGATCGCGTCACCCGCACGCATTTCCTTGTTGATCAGATCAGTGGCCGACGCG encodes:
- a CDS encoding cell division protein FtsQ/DivIB, producing the protein MAEARIRRGGTARLSTARGKVRAKAGSGRGRQLKRQSSFDRLLELLPISEDTLQKLATWAIFAIFGGIAIAIAIYAGLPDMARQQAASLAARAGFEVEKVEVRGVERMDEMPVYNIALGQVDRSMLSLDLPKVRQEMLKLGWVKDARISRRLPDTLVVDIVERDPVAVWQHDGQLHLIDVAGVVLQSVSAGAMPDLPLVVGPNANLQTAGLNKLMESAPALKPMLAGATWVGNRRWDLRFQSGETLSLPEGEQTSAAALVNFARMDGVNRLLGRGIVKFDMRDPDRFVLRLPQGQTSDKPAAADAKAEKTASAPAAGEEG
- the mraY gene encoding phospho-N-acetylmuramoyl-pentapeptide-transferase, translated to MLYWLAQTLDFAGAFNLIRYLSFRAGAAIATALIIGLVIGPKFIGWLRVRQGKGQPIRSDGPQSHLAKRGTPTMGGLMILTSMVISVLLWMDLSSTYVWACLFVTLGFGAIGFLDDYDKVTKASHKGLSAKMRLAFEFLIAGFAAWMIVNQHGNTALYVPFYNGPAIELGPFYFLFAAFVIVAFGNAVNLTDGLDGLATMPVIIACMAFMAIVYLVGRADFATYLGIPHVPGAGNLTILCGAIIGAGLAFLWFNAPPAAVFMGDTGSLALGGTIGVIAVTAHHEIVLGVVGGLFVVEALSVIIQVFFYKRTGKRVFKMAPIHHHFEQLGWAEPTVVIRFWIISFVLALAGLATLKLR
- a CDS encoding FtsW/RodA/SpoVE family cell cycle protein, whose product is MFRAGELVKGFKTRTVPRERTALAIWFWEIDRVLLSLIVALMAIGLVAVAAASPVAAIDRSTAQVAVNPLIYFYRQLMWVFIGLPIMLVISMLPRPQARRLAIFLAVFFFLMLLFVPLLGSTVNGAKRWIDLPGFRFQPSEFLKPVYVVTLAWLLSLRAKDQSLPVMPLTGAMTLLIAAILMKQPDFGQTVIFLACWGVLLMLSGLEMRWIAMLGGLALAGLVAVYMFYENGRQRINDFLGIGVQMDTGPDQTDLAFRTITHGGFTGVGPGGGQNKFRLPEAHTDYIFSVIGEEFGLLACIAIACVYLAIVVRVLLRLLDEEDNFTILAAAGLTTQFGLQAIINMGVNAQIFPSKGMTLPFISYGGSSMLALCIGVGLLLAFTRRNPFMGRHTVVKWSGR
- the murD gene encoding UDP-N-acetylmuramoyl-L-alanine--D-glutamate ligase; amino-acid sequence: MIVSQAFKGKTYAVLGLARSGLATVDTLVASGARVVAWDSREEARAAVADKAELGDPMEIDLAGFDGIVVSPGVPLNKHPIAMRAKIAGVPIIGDIELFALARPTLPPHKVVGITGTNGKSTTTALIHHIIEQAGFPARMGGNIGLPILGQEPLEPNLHGMGVYVLELSSYQIDLTHSLDCDVAVLLNITPDHLDRYNGFAGYVASKARLFAMQSADHVAVIATEDEPSRGIAASAPAQLREVKAADIDPDAQLGWPSLQGPHNAQNAAVAIAVGRALGIDDATIMAALASYASLPHRMQAVGTHNGVLYVNDSKATNAASTAPALGAWPARDGKPRIHWILGGVAKSDNLDECAPYYGNIAHAYTIGEAGHMFADLLRPHMAVDDSEMLSAAVRRAARIAQPGDVVLLSPACASFDQFRDFEARGDAFAAAVNALE
- a CDS encoding DUF4262 domain-containing protein, which encodes MSDRPLNDYETRILANVRDHGCHVVSVFDSEDDAKSFVYSVGFWESVGQPEVIILGLPAQMGAFAVNETYRQCKAGLQLADGQLIEGLLDGYDVTCMARAVDRQHLIPDYLNSALWYHNFRTGQPLDAVYQLVWTYEGRWPWDEAAPVELLEDQPLLYSGKFH
- a CDS encoding D-alanine--D-alanine ligase, with protein sequence MTLKPLHVAVLMGGWSAERPVSLSSGEGVAKALESRGHRVTRIDMDRDVAARLAETKADVVFNALHGVPGEDGTVQGMMDLMGLTYTHSGLATSVIAIDKQLTKQALLPHGIPMPGGHIVASESLYAGDPLPRPYVLKPVNEGSSVGVAIVTAEGNYGNPIARDSVGPWQEFPELLAEPYIRGRELTTAVLGDEALLVTELRPKSGFYDFDAKYTDGMTEHVCPAEIPDDITEACKAIALKAHQLLGCKGASRSDFRWDDSQGVEGLYLLEVNTQPGMTPLSLVPEQAKKLGIEYAELVERICEEALTRGPNMGAGNG
- the murC gene encoding UDP-N-acetylmuramate--L-alanine ligase, coding for MKGVGTDIGTIHFIGIGGIGMSGIAEVMHNLGYKVQGSDVAEGYVVEGLRAKGIKVMIGHKAENLGDAAVVVTSTAIKRGNPEVELALENRVPVIRRAEMLAELMRLKSTVAIAGTHGKTTTTSMVAALLDAGGVDPTVINGGIINSYGSNARLGNSDWMVVEADESDGSFLRLDGTIAVVTNIDPEHLDHYGSFDAVKDAFVEFVENVPFYGAAMLCLDHPEVQAILPRVQDRRIVTYGFSAQADIRGENVQPVPGGNRFDVQIRERDGATRRIEGIELPMPGRHNVLNAMAAIGVALQMGIDDATIQTGFAKFGGVKRRFTKVGEIPAGAGIATVIDDYGHHPVEIKAVLAAAREGAKGRVIAVVQPHRFTRLRDLMDDFQQAFNDADIVYAAPVYTAGEQPIEDVDSAALVAGLKRRGHRNAATVADADDLARVIAADVQADDMIICLGAGDITKWAAGLSAAVTAKVKETA
- the murB gene encoding UDP-N-acetylmuramate dehydrogenase; this encodes MATLPAVRGALKADAPLAPLVWFKAGGAAQWLFEPKDADDLSDFLAMLDPAMPVMALGLGSNLIVRDGGVPGVVVRLGKPFARVEALDATTLVCGGGASGILVSSTARDAGIAGLEFLRSIPGTVGGFVRMNGGAYGRETADILVECEVVLRSGEQVTLLASDLHYSYRHSNMVDGAVVVSATFRGEPGDPAAIQAEMDRIATAREESQPLRSKTGGSTFKNPDGHKAWALVDEAGCRGLALGGAQVSEKHTNFLLNTGDATSADIEALGEEVRRRVKEKSGVELEWEIQRVGLAK
- the murG gene encoding undecaprenyldiphospho-muramoylpentapeptide beta-N-acetylglucosaminyltransferase, with the protein product MSISRHFVLAAGGTGGHMIPAHAVAEELMARGHHVALVTDERGAKIPGIFDKAQVHVMPAGRMTKNPASWPGALKAILAGRAMARRLNDTFKPTAVVGFGGYPAMPALLGALADGIPTAIHEQNAVLGRVNRLLAGRVDAIATAYPVVERLKDKYAGKVHLVGNPVREEVKALRDEEFPALTDESVFRVLVIGGSQGASILSSVVPEGLSMLPIALRRRLQVTQQCRAEDIERVRATYAEMEIPADLATYFNDVPEKLGWSHLMIARAGASTLAELTCAGRPAILVPLPSAMDDHQTANAREMTEAGGARTIPQSRFTAVELAKQMQKMALEPGALQNAAKRARACGRPDAARDMADLLESIGPAPIMNDPLRVGPTPTTLNLQGVPA